A portion of the Sulfuricurvum kujiense DSM 16994 genome contains these proteins:
- a CDS encoding N-6 DNA methylase yields MGHNISGIIKTIRNLMRGDKGVNGDAQRIEQLGWMIFLKIFDDKDIEMELLDDNYVSPIPAELQWRNWASDDEGLTGEALLVFINTELFPTLQKLALGTTNKRAILVREVFEGNNNYMKSGTIIRQVINKLNEVNFNSSEDRHMFGDIYETILKELQSAGDSGEFYTPRAITNFITDRVDPKLGEIVFDPACGTGGFLTSAIEHIRQKEVKNIDDRLTLQKSIKGVELKPLPHMLALTNLVLHDIEVPNIEYDDALSKELSSITQKDRVDVILANPPFGGNVTDGMEMNFPMIYRTKESADLFLILIIQYLKDGGRAGIVLPDGSLTGEGVKARIRQKLLEDCNLHTIIRLPNSVFQPYASVATNLLFFTKGEPTKEIWYYEHQLPVGQKAYNKTNPIQLKEFDPIKAWWDNRLESEQAWKVDIETIKNSGYNLDFKNPHKKEEEEIHTSTQLLEMLHQSFAKSEVLLNMLKSELTNE; encoded by the coding sequence TTGGGTCATAACATCAGTGGAATTATAAAAACAATCCGTAATTTAATGCGTGGAGACAAGGGTGTCAATGGTGACGCTCAACGAATCGAACAGCTCGGATGGATGATTTTTCTCAAAATCTTTGATGACAAAGACATCGAAATGGAACTTCTCGATGATAACTATGTCTCGCCCATCCCTGCTGAATTGCAGTGGAGAAACTGGGCTTCGGATGATGAGGGATTGACGGGAGAGGCACTCTTAGTATTTATCAATACGGAGCTATTTCCTACTTTGCAAAAATTGGCATTAGGAACGACTAATAAACGGGCGATTTTGGTTCGTGAAGTGTTCGAGGGAAACAATAACTATATGAAGTCGGGGACGATTATCCGACAAGTTATTAACAAGCTCAATGAAGTCAATTTCAACAGCTCCGAAGACCGTCATATGTTTGGGGATATTTATGAAACTATCCTCAAAGAGCTGCAAAGTGCGGGAGATAGCGGAGAGTTTTATACCCCTCGTGCGATCACCAATTTTATCACCGATAGGGTTGATCCGAAACTCGGTGAAATCGTTTTTGACCCTGCTTGCGGAACGGGGGGATTCCTCACCTCGGCGATTGAGCATATTCGACAAAAAGAGGTCAAAAACATCGATGACCGTCTAACGCTTCAAAAGTCTATAAAAGGAGTGGAACTCAAACCGCTTCCTCATATGCTTGCTCTTACAAACCTCGTTTTGCACGATATAGAAGTGCCGAATATCGAATACGATGATGCCCTCTCAAAAGAGTTGAGTTCGATTACCCAAAAAGATAGAGTGGATGTCATTCTTGCCAATCCTCCGTTCGGTGGAAATGTGACGGACGGGATGGAGATGAATTTCCCGATGATTTACCGCACGAAAGAGTCGGCAGATTTGTTTTTGATTCTGATAATACAATATCTAAAAGACGGAGGAAGAGCGGGGATCGTTCTCCCTGATGGATCACTGACGGGGGAGGGGGTAAAAGCCCGTATTCGTCAAAAGCTCCTCGAAGATTGTAATCTACACACAATCATCAGACTTCCGAATTCGGTTTTTCAACCGTATGCCAGTGTCGCTACGAACCTTCTTTTTTTTACCAAAGGAGAGCCGACAAAAGAGATTTGGTATTACGAACACCAACTTCCAGTAGGACAGAAAGCATATAACAAAACGAATCCTATTCAACTCAAAGAATTTGATCCGATAAAAGCATGGTGGGATAACCGTTTAGAGAGTGAACAAGCGTGGAAAGTTGATATCGAGACGATAAAAAATAGTGGATATAACCTTGACTTCAAAAATCCTCATAAAAAAGAGGAAGAAGAGATACACACTTCTACTCAACTTCTTGAGATGCTTCATCAATCATTTGCTAAAAGTGAAGTATTGTTGAATATGTTAAAAAGTGAATTAACTAATGAATAA
- the mutY gene encoding A/G-specific adenine glycosylase, which produces MELTPQTSLLQWYNKNGRHDLPWRTTDNPYHIYVSEIMLQQTQVKTVLERFYFPFLERFPTLLDIAESDLDDVLKMWEGLGYYTRAKNLHHAARQCNGILPDNAHDLMNLSGIGRSTAHAIAAFAYRESLPILDANVKRILHRYFALKERNEKKLWEYAYALFDSSHPFEYNQAMMDVGATVCLAKKPLCEVCPFKESCQGKTDPLTYPDAKAKTRKPIRKRSIIVYQRHSRYALMQRKERFLHGLWGFYETTEIPGGTALGNITQHYSHFTLEANVYLSHEDVEEEFEWFTIEEITQLSLSRADHKVVEFIKKSA; this is translated from the coding sequence ATGGAACTTACCCCTCAAACTTCTCTCCTGCAATGGTACAATAAAAACGGTCGCCACGATCTGCCCTGGCGTACGACTGATAATCCTTACCACATCTATGTCAGCGAAATCATGCTTCAACAGACTCAGGTCAAAACCGTCCTCGAGCGGTTCTATTTTCCGTTTTTAGAACGTTTTCCGACCCTGCTGGATATAGCCGAAAGCGATTTGGATGATGTTCTTAAAATGTGGGAAGGACTCGGATACTACACACGAGCCAAAAATCTGCATCATGCCGCCCGTCAATGTAACGGCATCCTCCCCGACAATGCCCATGATTTGATGAATCTCAGCGGCATCGGACGTTCTACCGCCCATGCGATTGCCGCCTTTGCGTACCGTGAAAGCCTCCCCATACTTGATGCAAATGTCAAACGGATACTGCATCGCTATTTTGCTCTAAAAGAGCGAAATGAAAAAAAACTGTGGGAATACGCTTATGCCCTCTTCGATTCCAGCCATCCGTTTGAATACAATCAGGCGATGATGGATGTAGGCGCTACGGTATGTCTTGCCAAAAAACCGCTGTGCGAAGTTTGCCCGTTTAAGGAGAGCTGCCAAGGAAAAACAGATCCCCTCACCTATCCTGATGCAAAAGCTAAAACACGCAAGCCCATCCGAAAACGCTCCATCATTGTTTATCAGCGCCATAGCCGATACGCACTAATGCAACGGAAAGAACGTTTCTTACACGGATTATGGGGATTTTATGAAACAACAGAAATACCGGGTGGTACAGCATTAGGAAATATTACGCAGCACTACAGCCATTTTACCCTTGAAGCAAACGTTTACCTAAGTCATGAAGATGTCGAAGAAGAGTTCGAATGGTTTACGATAGAAGAGATCACACAGCTCTCACTGAGCCGTGCCGATCATAAAGTGGTCGAATTTATAAAGAAAAGCGCTTAG
- a CDS encoding sensor histidine kinase has product MFFRIILPFIFYVSSSFASIVIAENTDQISKFSIPYVYDEKSLLSVDEIADKNFTQTVPSQFSFGYKDGTVWFKLTIENKSRDNDFILYFGEPFWSTFNLYEPTESGWVKHSAGLLTHLNERQIEDANPTFRLTIAPGMSKTYFLQGQTINAQIGAFTLYSEKEFFRPSRLTLRTFYPFYSGILFIIMILNIFLLVEMRERIYAYYIGYVSSFIAFVTMFNGCYLYIGFHPWEQGLHVVGTVVLAFMALFSKTFLELEKYFPKMNRLFKLFAVSFLTLGVLIHLEIPLATLFFNILSTVFITILLTLAVKIWQNGKMQTPFYLIALMIYMPTMGMMVLTFNGFLENTDINRYAFLFGALIEIIFFALILAQRFHAAKDEKIQLQKELLIEKEKNQEYLEHKIDKQRQEIKEKNAILFHQSRHAAMGEMISMIAHQWRQPLNTLAIIIQNLYFQHKLGQWDEGNFEQSHDQFNEHLQYMSKTIDDFRNYYKNDETKRPENIGEIVELALRLCDVFLKYAKIKTTLTISTDKMGYLSKNELTQVLMNLIKNAHDAIVERGIHPGKITILVEETDGSIAINVCDNAGDISGAIADKIFEPYFSTKSENGTGLGLYMSKSIIEDHFHGALTFQNIDAGTCFTIMIPIYDKSMEEDKTP; this is encoded by the coding sequence ATGTTTTTTCGGATTATTTTGCCATTTATATTCTACGTTTCCTCCTCATTTGCTTCAATCGTAATTGCTGAAAATACAGATCAAATTTCTAAGTTTTCCATCCCTTATGTTTATGATGAAAAATCGCTTTTATCGGTCGATGAAATTGCCGATAAAAATTTCACCCAGACAGTCCCTTCCCAATTTTCATTCGGATATAAAGACGGAACCGTATGGTTCAAACTAACTATTGAGAACAAGAGTCGAGACAATGATTTCATCCTGTACTTTGGCGAGCCGTTTTGGTCCACTTTTAATCTTTATGAACCGACTGAATCAGGATGGGTAAAGCACAGTGCCGGACTTTTAACACACCTTAACGAGCGTCAAATCGAAGATGCAAACCCCACTTTTCGCCTCACGATAGCTCCCGGGATGTCAAAAACATACTTTCTCCAAGGACAGACGATCAATGCCCAAATCGGTGCTTTTACACTTTACAGCGAAAAAGAGTTTTTTAGACCTAGTCGTTTGACCCTAAGAACGTTTTACCCTTTTTACTCAGGTATCCTTTTTATCATTATGATTCTGAATATATTTTTGTTAGTCGAGATGCGTGAGCGGATATATGCCTACTATATCGGATACGTCTCATCATTTATCGCTTTTGTCACTATGTTCAACGGCTGTTATCTCTATATCGGCTTTCATCCGTGGGAACAGGGACTTCACGTCGTCGGTACCGTAGTTTTGGCATTTATGGCCCTTTTTTCCAAAACGTTCCTTGAATTGGAAAAGTATTTCCCTAAAATGAACCGGTTATTCAAACTCTTTGCTGTCTCTTTTTTGACATTGGGAGTTTTAATCCATCTCGAAATACCTTTAGCAACACTGTTTTTTAATATTCTCTCCACTGTGTTTATCACGATTTTACTTACGCTTGCCGTTAAAATCTGGCAAAACGGCAAGATGCAAACCCCCTTCTATCTCATTGCCCTCATGATTTATATGCCGACAATGGGGATGATGGTATTAACGTTCAACGGCTTTTTGGAAAACACCGATATCAACCGGTACGCTTTTTTATTCGGGGCTTTGATCGAAATCATATTTTTCGCTCTTATCCTGGCCCAAAGATTTCATGCGGCAAAAGATGAAAAAATCCAACTACAAAAAGAGCTGTTGATAGAAAAAGAGAAGAATCAAGAGTATCTTGAACACAAAATTGACAAACAACGCCAAGAGATCAAAGAAAAAAATGCCATTCTTTTTCACCAGTCCAGACATGCGGCAATGGGTGAAATGATCTCCATGATCGCCCATCAATGGAGACAACCGCTTAATACCCTGGCCATCATCATACAAAACCTCTATTTTCAGCATAAACTGGGGCAATGGGATGAGGGGAATTTTGAACAATCGCATGATCAGTTCAATGAACATTTACAGTATATGTCCAAAACCATCGATGATTTTCGCAATTATTATAAAAATGACGAGACGAAACGGCCTGAAAATATCGGAGAAATCGTCGAACTGGCTTTAAGGCTGTGCGATGTCTTTTTAAAATATGCCAAAATCAAAACGACATTGACGATTTCAACCGATAAAATGGGGTACCTTTCAAAAAACGAATTGACCCAAGTATTGATGAATTTGATCAAAAACGCTCATGATGCCATCGTAGAACGTGGTATCCATCCAGGAAAAATTACAATCCTTGTAGAAGAAACAGACGGTTCTATAGCTATAAATGTCTGCGATAACGCAGGAGATATTTCGGGTGCTATTGCGGATAAAATTTTTGAACCCTATTTTTCGACAAAATCCGAAAACGGGACAGGATTGGGACTCTATATGTCCAAATCAATTATCGAAGACCACTTCCATGGTGCCCTTACCTTTCAGAACATCGATGCGGGAACCTGCTTTACGATAATGATTCCTATCTATGATAAAAGCATGGAAGAGGATAAAACACCCTAA
- the hsdR gene encoding EcoAI/FtnUII family type I restriction enzme subunit R yields MASKKDLSERDICTQFILPALIKAGWNIETQIREEVSFTDGRIYVKGNKTARGVRKRADYILYYKPNIPIAIIEAKDNKHTVRAGIQQGIEYSTILDIPTVFSSNGNGFYEYDKTLSNGQIEREISLDNFPSPEELWKRYQKYKGITSPEEEKIIAQDYYFDGGNRSPRYYQQIAINRTVEAIAKGQNRLLLTMATGTGKTYTAFQIIYRLWKSGTKKRILFLADRNALIDQTKRGDFRHFKDVMTVVKQKKIDKSFEIYLALYQGLTNYDEDKDAYREFSSDFFDLIVIDECHRGSASEDSAWREILEYFKSATHIGLTATPKETNEISSTEYFGDPIYTYSLKQGIEDGFLAPYKVIRVGLNVDLEGWRPEKGKTDKFGNEIEDRLYNKKDFEKNLVIDERTETVAKKITEFLKKTNRFDKTIVFCIDINHAERMRAALANENADLMAQNPKYIMQITGDNQEGKMELDNFINPQERYPVIATTSKLMTTGVDAQTCKLIVLDSNIASMTEFKQIIGRGTRINEEYGKTFFTIMDFRNVTDLFADYNFDGDPVRIKEISETDEIETPEDEENNDEPITDDETGEEIIFEPPTIRDGGEIEEPPPEPRGKIFVNGVNVAVLNERIQYMDTSGKLITGSLKDYTKQQVKKEFASLDEFLNRWTSSERKQALIDELEDKGIILDNFREEIGRDMDIFDLICHAAFDKPPLSRKERAENVRKRDYFTKYGDKAKAVLEALLDKYADEGIENIESMKVLTVQPFDQIGSPVEIVSLFGGKQKYLQVIAELENELYKVA; encoded by the coding sequence ATGGCTTCTAAAAAAGATTTATCTGAAAGAGACATTTGTACCCAATTTATTTTACCTGCTTTAATCAAAGCGGGATGGAATATCGAAACCCAAATTAGAGAAGAGGTAAGTTTTACCGACGGTAGAATTTATGTCAAAGGAAATAAAACGGCTCGTGGTGTTCGAAAACGGGCTGATTATATTCTCTATTACAAACCCAATATACCCATTGCGATAATCGAAGCCAAAGACAATAAACACACCGTAAGAGCTGGAATCCAACAGGGGATTGAATACTCTACCATTTTAGATATTCCCACTGTATTTAGCAGTAATGGGAATGGATTCTACGAATACGACAAAACCTTGTCAAATGGACAGATAGAACGTGAAATTTCTTTGGACAATTTCCCATCTCCTGAAGAACTTTGGAAACGATACCAAAAGTATAAAGGGATTACTTCTCCCGAAGAAGAAAAAATCATTGCACAAGATTATTATTTTGACGGTGGAAATCGAAGTCCGAGATATTATCAGCAAATAGCTATCAATCGAACAGTCGAAGCAATCGCAAAAGGGCAAAATAGACTTCTCCTAACAATGGCAACAGGAACGGGGAAAACCTATACCGCTTTTCAGATTATTTATCGACTTTGGAAGAGTGGAACGAAAAAGAGAATTCTCTTTCTTGCCGATAGAAATGCCCTGATTGATCAAACTAAACGGGGTGATTTCCGACATTTTAAAGATGTTATGACAGTCGTAAAGCAAAAAAAGATTGATAAATCGTTTGAAATTTATTTGGCTTTGTATCAAGGATTGACTAACTACGATGAAGACAAAGATGCTTATCGTGAATTTAGTTCTGATTTCTTTGATCTAATCGTTATTGATGAGTGTCATCGAGGAAGTGCCTCCGAAGACAGTGCGTGGAGAGAGATTTTAGAATATTTCAAAAGTGCAACCCATATCGGTTTAACCGCTACTCCCAAAGAGACAAATGAAATTTCAAGCACTGAATATTTCGGTGATCCAATTTATACCTATTCTCTTAAACAAGGGATCGAAGATGGATTCCTCGCTCCTTATAAAGTCATCCGTGTCGGATTGAATGTCGATTTGGAAGGGTGGAGACCTGAAAAAGGGAAAACCGATAAATTCGGTAATGAGATTGAAGACAGGCTTTACAATAAAAAAGATTTTGAAAAGAATCTTGTGATCGATGAGAGAACCGAAACTGTCGCTAAAAAGATTACCGAATTTTTGAAGAAGACCAACCGTTTTGATAAAACAATCGTCTTTTGTATCGACATCAATCATGCAGAACGGATGAGAGCCGCACTTGCGAATGAAAATGCGGATTTAATGGCACAAAATCCAAAATACATTATGCAGATTACAGGGGACAATCAAGAGGGAAAAATGGAGTTGGATAACTTCATCAATCCCCAAGAACGATACCCCGTTATAGCAACAACTTCCAAGCTGATGACGACAGGGGTAGATGCTCAAACGTGTAAGTTAATTGTTTTGGATAGCAATATCGCTTCAATGACGGAGTTTAAACAAATCATTGGTCGAGGAACTCGTATCAATGAGGAATACGGCAAAACCTTTTTCACCATTATGGATTTTAGAAACGTGACGGATTTGTTTGCCGATTATAATTTTGACGGCGATCCCGTTCGTATCAAAGAAATCTCCGAAACCGATGAGATTGAAACACCCGAAGACGAAGAGAATAATGATGAGCCGATTACCGATGATGAGACGGGCGAAGAGATAATTTTTGAACCGCCGACGATTCGAGATGGAGGAGAGATTGAAGAACCGCCGCCTGAGCCTCGCGGAAAAATCTTTGTGAATGGGGTCAATGTCGCTGTTTTAAATGAGCGGATCCAATATATGGACACTAGCGGAAAGCTGATTACGGGGAGCCTCAAAGATTACACCAAACAGCAGGTGAAAAAAGAGTTCGCTTCATTGGATGAATTTCTCAATCGATGGACTTCCAGTGAGCGAAAACAAGCTCTTATTGACGAATTGGAAGACAAAGGGATCATTTTAGATAACTTTCGTGAAGAGATTGGTCGGGATATGGATATTTTTGATTTAATATGTCATGCCGCATTTGATAAACCGCCTCTTAGTCGAAAAGAGAGGGCAGAAAATGTTAGAAAACGAGACTATTTCACCAAATACGGGGATAAAGCGAAAGCCGTTTTGGAAGCTCTTTTGGATAAATATGCCGATGAAGGTATCGAAAATATCGAGAGTATGAAAGTGCTGACGGTTCAGCCGTTTGATCAAATCGGATCACCTGTGGAAATCGTCTCCCTTTTCGGCGGAAAACAAAAATATTTGCAAGTCATAGCAGAACTAGAAAACGAATTATACAAGGTAGCATAA
- a CDS encoding restriction endonuclease subunit S produces MNKVLLGDILTESKVESLNPDPNNRITVRLNVKGVEKRPVKNDTEGATKYYIRSFNQFIYGKQNLFKGAFGIIPKELDGFETSSDLPCFDIDINRCKPEWILYFFKKGNFYKTLEKIARGAGSKRISPKDFFKIEIPLPSIDQQESILNKISSITNYSIRIEDEIFSQQNLLKKLRQSILQEAIEGKLTAQWRKENSDVESVSKLLKKIRDEKERLIKEKKIKKGAEVSPILTNDIPFIIPQNWGWCRLGNLLRSLEYGTSKKCFQEKKYNTPILRIPNISSGIINVDDLKFTDLSEKEKAQYTLENNDILIIRSNGSREIVGRSVLVSNEFQNYGYAGYLIRLRFIGISIDAKYIQYALRSPYIREQIEMPLRTTVGINNINSVEISNLLIPLPPIEEQNVIVEKVENLFAMCDDLEQQINESKANAEMLMQSVLKEAFEEKSEVDTTEPHAPKTFQRSVLAAYLIDNSQDDQFFGHVKLQKMLYMCEAVNNLDFDTDYKRHAMGPYDPKLIRSVDSQLKKAKWFEVKKLDGEISRYVYHPLEKVEEYKKYVGRYWDQQKIEHIFHLMKPMRTLQAEIVATLYSAYTDLKKANVSITDAILINEARNNWHDNKKNIAVETWEKAIEWMKSKNLL; encoded by the coding sequence ATGAATAAAGTTTTACTTGGAGACATTCTTACGGAAAGTAAGGTAGAATCACTTAATCCAGACCCAAATAACAGAATTACTGTAAGATTAAACGTTAAAGGTGTTGAAAAAAGACCTGTCAAAAATGACACCGAAGGTGCTACTAAATATTATATAAGAAGTTTCAATCAATTCATTTATGGCAAACAAAATCTCTTTAAAGGTGCATTTGGAATCATTCCAAAAGAATTAGATGGCTTTGAAACGAGTTCTGACTTACCTTGTTTTGATATAGACATAAATAGATGTAAGCCTGAGTGGATTTTATACTTTTTCAAAAAAGGGAATTTTTATAAAACACTTGAAAAGATTGCACGAGGAGCAGGTTCTAAACGGATAAGTCCAAAAGATTTTTTTAAAATTGAAATCCCTTTGCCCTCTATCGATCAACAGGAAAGCATTTTAAATAAAATATCTTCCATAACTAATTATAGTATTCGTATAGAAGATGAAATTTTTAGCCAACAAAATCTCCTAAAAAAACTCCGTCAATCGATACTTCAAGAAGCTATCGAAGGGAAATTGACAGCGCAATGGCGAAAAGAAAATTCAGACGTAGAGTCAGTATCCAAACTACTCAAAAAAATAAGGGATGAGAAAGAACGACTTATCAAAGAGAAAAAAATTAAAAAGGGTGCAGAGGTTTCACCAATTCTTACCAATGATATTCCATTTATTATCCCTCAAAATTGGGGTTGGTGCAGATTAGGGAATCTTTTAAGATCATTAGAATATGGCACATCGAAAAAATGTTTTCAAGAGAAAAAATATAATACTCCGATTTTAAGAATACCTAATATATCATCTGGAATTATTAATGTCGATGATTTAAAATTTACAGATCTTTCTGAGAAAGAAAAAGCACAGTATACTCTTGAAAATAATGACATCTTAATTATCCGTTCAAATGGTAGTAGAGAAATAGTTGGTAGGTCGGTATTGGTATCCAATGAATTCCAAAATTATGGATATGCAGGGTATCTAATTCGTTTGCGTTTCATTGGTATTTCAATAGATGCTAAATATATTCAGTATGCGTTGAGAAGCCCATATATAAGAGAACAAATAGAAATGCCGTTAAGAACGACTGTCGGAATTAACAATATTAATAGTGTTGAGATTTCCAATCTTTTAATTCCCTTGCCTCCAATAGAAGAACAGAACGTGATTGTTGAAAAAGTAGAAAATCTTTTTGCTATGTGCGATGACCTTGAACAACAAATCAATGAATCCAAAGCCAATGCTGAAATGTTGATGCAATCAGTTCTTAAAGAGGCGTTTGAAGAAAAATCGGAAGTCGATACAACGGAGCCACACGCACCGAAAACCTTCCAACGCAGTGTCCTTGCCGCCTACTTGATCGATAACAGTCAAGATGATCAATTTTTCGGACACGTCAAGCTCCAAAAAATGCTTTATATGTGTGAAGCGGTCAATAATCTGGATTTTGATACAGACTATAAACGTCATGCGATGGGTCCGTATGATCCAAAACTGATTCGATCCGTGGACTCTCAACTAAAAAAAGCAAAATGGTTTGAAGTGAAAAAATTGGATGGTGAAATAAGTAGATATGTTTACCACCCTCTCGAAAAAGTAGAAGAGTACAAAAAATATGTAGGGCGATATTGGGATCAGCAAAAAATAGAGCATATTTTTCATCTTATGAAACCGATGAGGACGTTGCAAGCCGAAATCGTAGCGACACTTTACAGTGCCTACACGGATTTGAAAAAGGCTAACGTATCTATTACCGATGCAATACTTATTAATGAAGCACGGAATAACTGGCATGATAATAAAAAAAATATAGCCGTCGAGACATGGGAAAAAGCAATCGAATGGATGAAAAGTAAAAATCTGTTGTAA
- a CDS encoding YigZ family protein: MNTVNQIFTDMIEIKGSKFIAFLMPISEYEEQMSYLRSIHPKAVHFVSATRSLNEFDQIVEYSGDDGEPKGTSGKPTLSVLQGHELINAAVITVRYFGGTKLGPGGLVRAYAEAANAAYAQAELLPYEKLYTQRFSCEYTNVSMVEYEITQKAIRCISKVFGERGAEFTIEATAEKLEIFFDTLGRAIQKI, translated from the coding sequence ATGAATACCGTGAATCAAATTTTTACCGATATGATCGAGATCAAAGGATCGAAATTTATCGCATTTTTAATGCCCATTTCTGAGTATGAGGAACAGATGTCTTATCTGCGTTCCATTCATCCCAAAGCGGTTCACTTTGTCAGTGCTACCCGGAGTCTGAATGAGTTTGATCAGATCGTCGAATACAGCGGTGATGACGGCGAGCCTAAAGGGACTTCAGGGAAGCCTACGCTATCAGTGCTGCAGGGACATGAACTCATCAATGCCGCAGTGATTACGGTACGCTATTTCGGAGGGACGAAACTGGGACCCGGTGGACTGGTGAGGGCGTATGCCGAAGCGGCAAATGCGGCGTATGCCCAAGCAGAGTTATTGCCCTATGAAAAGCTTTACACACAACGCTTTTCCTGTGAATATACGAACGTTTCGATGGTGGAATATGAGATTACCCAAAAAGCTATTCGATGTATTAGTAAAGTATTCGGAGAAAGAGGGGCGGAATTTACGATAGAAGCGACTGCGGAGAAGCTGGAGATTTTCTTTGATACGCTGGGTCGAGCAATACAAAAAATCTAG
- a CDS encoding ATP-binding protein — MSKIGRTNAEFALIEEGDRILVGLSGGKDSLTMVHALREQQRRAPFKFEILAVTVTYGMGEDLSALIAHCAEHEIPHKIYETNTYEIAADKIRQNSSFCSFFSRMRRGALYSAAKEYGCNKVALGHHLDDAAESFFMNLIYNGHMRALAPKYKAGNGLIVIRPLIQLRERQLAACALENEMPTIGDEACPSMRFDVKMPHARASMKVMLAEMEAKYPDLFVSINSAFGHISDDTFFDPKRFSL, encoded by the coding sequence ATGAGCAAAATCGGCCGTACCAATGCCGAATTCGCTCTTATTGAAGAGGGTGATCGTATCCTTGTCGGTCTTAGCGGCGGGAAAGATTCGCTGACCATGGTTCATGCATTGCGTGAACAGCAGCGGCGCGCCCCGTTTAAATTTGAGATTCTTGCTGTAACGGTAACGTACGGTATGGGCGAGGATTTGTCGGCTTTGATCGCACATTGTGCGGAGCATGAGATTCCCCATAAAATCTACGAGACCAATACCTATGAGATTGCGGCTGATAAAATCCGTCAGAACTCTTCGTTTTGCAGTTTTTTCTCACGGATGCGACGCGGAGCATTGTACAGTGCCGCAAAAGAATACGGATGCAATAAAGTAGCTCTGGGACACCATCTAGACGATGCGGCGGAGAGTTTTTTTATGAATTTGATCTATAACGGTCATATGAGAGCACTCGCTCCCAAATATAAAGCGGGGAACGGTTTGATCGTTATCCGTCCGTTGATACAGCTTAGAGAGCGTCAGCTAGCCGCCTGCGCGTTGGAAAACGAGATGCCGACGATCGGAGATGAAGCGTGTCCGTCAATGCGCTTTGATGTTAAAATGCCTCATGCCAGAGCGAGTATGAAAGTGATGCTCGCAGAGATGGAAGCAAAATACCCGGATCTGTTCGTCTCTATCAACTCAGCATTCGGCCATATCAGTGACGATACCTTTTTCGATCCTAAGCGCTTTTCTTTATAA